The stretch of DNA ATTGCCAAAAAAGCCAAGGTTTCCCCCTCGACCGTCTCACGGGTGATTGCCGACAGCCCCCGGATCAGTGAGGCGACCAAAGAGAAAGTCCTAAAGATTATGAAAGAGATGAACTATCATCCGAACATGATCGCCCGGTCGCTGGTGAACCGGACCACGCAGATCATCGGGGTGGTGATGCCCGGGATGGCGGAGCAATCCTTGCAACACCCCTTTTACCCTGAATTATTGGGTGGAATTGCTTCCATGGCCAATAAACAGGGGTACAAGATCTTGCTTGCCAACGTTTCCACGGTTGATGAGGAAAGGGAGATGGTTAAAGAATTAACCTTTGGCGGGATTACCGAGGGGCTTATTCTCCTGACTTCACGCGACGATAATCCCACGGTGGAGCAGTTGGTCAAGAACAATTTTCCCTTTGTGGTGATTGGCCGGACGGAAAACCCCTATGTGAACTGGGTCGACAATGATAATTTTTTGATCGGTTATCAGTTGGCGACCTACTTTATTGAACAGGGGCACCGGAGCATTGCTTTTCTTGGTTATTCTCCCGG from Capillibacterium thermochitinicola encodes:
- a CDS encoding LacI family DNA-binding transcriptional regulator produces the protein MRVTINDIAKKAKVSPSTVSRVIADSPRISEATKEKVLKIMKEMNYHPNMIARSLVNRTTQIIGVVMPGMAEQSLQHPFYPELLGGIASMANKQGYKILLANVSTVDEEREMVKELTFGGITEGLILLTSRDDNPTVEQLVKNNFPFVVIGRTENPYVNWVDNDNFLIGYQLATYFIEQGHRSIAFLGYSPGYRVTRDRLNGYKKALEEHDIPFDSRMVIESKFISDNGYDLMKAFLAQGKSPTGVIACDDLLAFGAIKAIHQAGLRVPDDIAVAGINNVPLADYYNPPLTSVKINAFSLGTKAFEMLQTIMGSNIRSYNQAIIPAELVIRSSTQRG